One segment of Cryptococcus neoformans var. grubii H99 chromosome 2, complete sequence DNA contains the following:
- a CDS encoding galactokinase, with protein sequence MSAKVPITVFNSLQEIYPSASAVLREGQRWNTLLARFQEQFGEAPAYIVRAPGRVNVLGEHIDYSLFPVLPAAIEQDILFAFCPTRPVAGSNPTVRLENYDRKYSYPGCSFSLVPGEKGWDVGLDARGGWDKYVRAALLECLDELFPVGKGDGRQEAVGMDVLVSGSIPPGSGLSSSAAMVVGSVIMFLVANNLAAGKTKADVVQLAINSEHRMGLRTGGMDQSASALALPNNLLHLSFHPGLLPAPLPLPGNVSLVITNSLAPHSLTGSAPEEYNLRVIEILIATRLILHHWKLESHFNDNPRPWLREVLGAWVGEKGHMGWEKEGEVMEKALGDIEWIKRDGGWSREEMVKYSGMNEEEFKKSYLDFLEIRAEKFHLYERLHHTLTESLRVHKFVRLCQSVSSSNPLPPSSDTPLPTATDILSQLGKLFDASHASMRDTYDCTHPLVDSLQELCLRSGAIGSRMTGGGWGGSVVSLVESSQVPEFLEKVRRGYEKYGNLEDEEWVEVGFATMPGHGAGVYVVEDGISMEDGTA encoded by the exons ATGTCTGCCAAGGTCCCCATCACCGTCTTCAACTCTCTGCAAGAAATATATCCATCTGCTTCTGCCGTTCTTCGCGAAGG TCAACGATGGAACACCCTTCTCGCTCGGTTCCAAGAACAGTTTGGCGAGGCTCCAGCCTACATCGTTCGTGCCCCTGGGCGGGTCAATGTACTTGGAGAGCACATCGATTACTCTCTTTTC CCCGTACTTCCTGCGGCTATTGAGCAAGATATCCTTTTCGCTTTTTGCCCTACGCGTCCTGTTGCCGGTTCGAATCCAACAGTACGGTTAGAAAATTATGACAGAAAGTACAGTTACCCCGGCTGCTCTTTCTCACTTGTCCctggagaaaaaggatgggATGTAGGTCTCGATGccagaggaggatgggacAAGTACGTTAGGGCTGCTTTATTGGAGTGCTTGGATGAGCTTTTCCCCGTTGGCAAGGGGGATGGAAGACAAGAGGCAGTAGGAATGGATGTGCTTGTTTCTGGCAGTATACCTCCTGGCTCTGGATTGAGT AGCTCCGCAGCAATGGTCGTTGGCTCTGTCATCATGTTCCTAGTTGCCAACAATTTGGCGGCAGGTAAAACGAAAGCGGACGTTGTGCAACTCGCCATCAATTCCGAGCATCGCATGGGCTTGCGCACAGGTGGCATGGACCAATCTGCCTCTGCCCTTGCTTTGCCGAACAACCTTTTACACCTATCTTTTCACCCAGGCTTGTTGCCTGCACCTTTACCTCTTCCCGGTAACGTATCGCTGGTCATCACAAACTCTCTTGCCCCGCATTCTTTGACAGGTTCTGCGCCGGAAGAGTACAACTTGCGAGTCATTGAGATTCTCATCGCCACGCGTTTGATCTTACATCACTGGAAGTTGGAGTCACATTTCAACGATAACCCTAGACCATGGTTGAGAGAAGTCTTGGGCGCTTGGGTAGGTGAGAAGGGTCATATgggatgggagaaggaaggagaagtgaTGGAGAAGGCTCTTGGTGATATCGAATGGATcaaaagagatggagggtGGAGtagggaagagatggtCAAATATTCGGGcatgaatgaagaagagttcaAGAAAAGTTACCTTGACTTCCTCGAGA TTCGAGCAGAAAAGTTCCACCTCTATGAACGCTTGCATCATACCCTCACCGAATCTTTACGCGTTCACAAATTCGTGCGCCTCTGCCAATCCGTTTCCAGTTCCAACCCTCTCCCTCCGTCTTCTGATACCCCTCTTCCTACAGCAACCGACATCCTCAGCCAGCTCGGCAAGTTATTCGATGCATCTCACGCTTCCATGCGAGATACGTATGACTGCACCCACCCTCTCGTGGATTCGCTGCAAGAGCTGTGTTTAAGAAGTGGAGCAATTGGTTCAAGGATGACGGGCGGGGGATGGGGTGGGTCAGTGGTCAGTCTTGTGGAAAGCTCACAAGTGCCCGAGTTTTTGGAAAAAGTTAGACGAGGATATGAAAAGTATGGTaatttggaggatgaggaatggGTAGAGGTTGGTTTTGCGACAATGCCGGGCCATGGAGCTGGAG TGTATGTCGTGGAGGATGGGATTAGtatggaagatggaacAGCATAG
- a CDS encoding galactokinase, variant, which yields MSAKVPITVFNSLQEIYPSASAVLREGQRWNTLLARFQEQFGEAPAYIVRAPGRVNVLGEHIDYSLFPVLPAAIEQDILFAFCPTRPVAGSNPTVRLENYDRKYSYPGCSFSLVPGEKGWDVGLDARGGWDKYVRAALLECLDELFPVGKGDGRQEAVGMDVLVSGSIPPGSGLSSSAAMVVGSVIMFLVANNLAAGKTKADVVQLAINSEHRMGLRTGGMDQSASALALPNNLLHLSFHPGLLPAPLPLPGNVSLVITNSLAPHSLTGSAPEEYNLRVIEILIATRLILHHWKLESHFNDNPRPWLREVLGAWVGEKGHMGWEKEGEVMEKALGDIEWIKRDGGWSREEMVKYSGMNEEEFKKSYLDFLEIRAEKFHLYERLHHTLTESLRVHKFQPTSSASSASYSMHLTLPCEIRMTAPTLSWIRCKSCV from the exons ATGTCTGCCAAGGTCCCCATCACCGTCTTCAACTCTCTGCAAGAAATATATCCATCTGCTTCTGCCGTTCTTCGCGAAGG TCAACGATGGAACACCCTTCTCGCTCGGTTCCAAGAACAGTTTGGCGAGGCTCCAGCCTACATCGTTCGTGCCCCTGGGCGGGTCAATGTACTTGGAGAGCACATCGATTACTCTCTTTTC CCCGTACTTCCTGCGGCTATTGAGCAAGATATCCTTTTCGCTTTTTGCCCTACGCGTCCTGTTGCCGGTTCGAATCCAACAGTACGGTTAGAAAATTATGACAGAAAGTACAGTTACCCCGGCTGCTCTTTCTCACTTGTCCctggagaaaaaggatgggATGTAGGTCTCGATGccagaggaggatgggacAAGTACGTTAGGGCTGCTTTATTGGAGTGCTTGGATGAGCTTTTCCCCGTTGGCAAGGGGGATGGAAGACAAGAGGCAGTAGGAATGGATGTGCTTGTTTCTGGCAGTATACCTCCTGGCTCTGGATTGAGT AGCTCCGCAGCAATGGTCGTTGGCTCTGTCATCATGTTCCTAGTTGCCAACAATTTGGCGGCAGGTAAAACGAAAGCGGACGTTGTGCAACTCGCCATCAATTCCGAGCATCGCATGGGCTTGCGCACAGGTGGCATGGACCAATCTGCCTCTGCCCTTGCTTTGCCGAACAACCTTTTACACCTATCTTTTCACCCAGGCTTGTTGCCTGCACCTTTACCTCTTCCCGGTAACGTATCGCTGGTCATCACAAACTCTCTTGCCCCGCATTCTTTGACAGGTTCTGCGCCGGAAGAGTACAACTTGCGAGTCATTGAGATTCTCATCGCCACGCGTTTGATCTTACATCACTGGAAGTTGGAGTCACATTTCAACGATAACCCTAGACCATGGTTGAGAGAAGTCTTGGGCGCTTGGGTAGGTGAGAAGGGTCATATgggatgggagaaggaaggagaagtgaTGGAGAAGGCTCTTGGTGATATCGAATGGATcaaaagagatggagggtGGAGtagggaagagatggtCAAATATTCGGGcatgaatgaagaagagttcaAGAAAAGTTACCTTGACTTCCTCGAGA TTCGAGCAGAAAAGTTCCACCTCTATGAACGCTTGCATCATACCCTCACCGAATCTTTACGCGTTCACAAATTC CAACCGACATCCTCAGCCAGCTCGGCAAGTTATTCGATGCATCTCACGCTTCCATGCGAGATACGTATGACTGCACCCACCCTCTCGTGGATTCGCTGCAAGAGCTGTGTTTAA
- a CDS encoding NAD(P)H:quinone oxidoreductase, type IV encodes MSPKPVIGVIYYSTYGHIATLAEEVIKGLESTGAIVKPYVIQETLSEEILKKMHAGSSLKPKYPIIAPGDLKELDGFILGCPTRYGGVPAQVATFFDQTGQLWAAGALVGKFVSMFTSTAGQHSGQEATMLTTFPFFAHHGLNYVPIGYSNPLISGVEEVNGGSPYGASCIANADGSRQPSAVELEIAEHQGKYFGNFVGTFVKGRSVVAAPATITAAASQIPQEVSEKEGYAVGGETAVADGAAPALATTGVANATEKTAEPATSAPVADKTAPVEPAPAAETTSAAGPTSAAETTPTATTATPATAEKPAQTKPAAAAAPKKKKGFFSCCGDSNID; translated from the exons AT GTCCCCCAAGCCTGTCATTGGTGTTATCTACTACTCGACCTACGGTCACATTGCTACCCTCGCTGAGGAGGTTATCAAGGGCCTCGAGTCCACCGGTGCCATCGTCAAGCCCTATGTCAT TCAGGAAACTCTTTCCGAAgagattttgaagaagatgcacGCGGGTTCTTCTCTCAAACCCAAGTATCCTATCATCGCCCCTGGCGATCTCAAGGAGCTTGACGGTTTCATTCTCGGTTGCCCCACCAG GTACGGTGGGGTTCCTGCCCAGGTTGCTACCTTCTTCGATCAAACCGGTCAGCTCTGGGCTGCTGGTGCCCTGGTCGGCAAGTTTGTGTCCATGTTCACTTCTACTGCCGGTCAGCACTCTGGCCAGGAA GCTACTATGTTGaccaccttccccttctttgctCATC ACGGCT TGAATTATGTTCCCATCG GTTACTCTAACCCTCTCATCTCTGGGGTTGAGGAAGTGAACGGAG GCTCTCCATACGGCGCGAGCTGCATTGCTAACGCCGACGGAAGCCGACAGCCTTCTGCTGTTGAGCTCGAGATCGCTGAGCACCAGGGGAAGTACTTCGGTAACTTTGTCGGTACCTTTGTCAAGGGAAGGAGCGTTGT CGCTGCCCCAGCTACTATTACCGCCGCTGCTAGCCAAATTCCTCAAGAAGTCTCCGAGAAGGAGGGCTATGCTGTCGGTGGCGAGACCGCTGTCGCTGACGGTGCTGCTCCCGCTCTCGCCACTACTGGTGTTGCGAACGCCACCGAGAAGACCGCTGAGCCTGCCACTTCTGCTCCTGTAGCCGATAAGACAGCCCCTGTTGAGCCAGCTCCTGCCGCTGAGACTACGTCTGCTGCTGGACCCACTTCTGCTGCTGAAACCACGCCCACCGCTACTACCGCCACTCCTGCTACTGCTGAAAAGCCTGCCCAAACTAAGCCtgctgccgccgccgctcctaaaaagaagaagggcttcttctcttgttGCGGCGACTCTAACATTGACTAA
- a CDS encoding 4-nitrophenyl phosphatase codes for MQPRSSTMTIDIEKTAPPFLKTLEEYRQLVDSADTFLFDCDGVLFLGTQLTENVKVLLDMLRSSGKKVIFVTNNSTKSRRELKAHFDSLGLDASLEECFGSAYASAVYLSEVLKFPKDKKVYVFGHEGIEEELDEVGIAHIGGSDPEDRKFTPPIDYSQYSPDPSVGAVLCGADNWINWKKITKAVIYLHNPECRLVLTNPDATFPIGGSLFPAAGSMSAPIVYAAKQTPIVIGKPSKTMMDAVIAHHHINPARTIMIGDNLHTDIEFGINSGIRTLLVMGGVTKYEHIYGENPSPVVPTYVINRAGDLAALFKQ; via the exons ATGCAACCCAGATCAAGTACTATGACTATAGACATTGAAAAGACGGCACCACCTTTCCTCAAAACCCTCGAGGAATACCGACAACTCGTCGACTCGGCTGATACTTTTCTCTTCGATTGCGATGGGGTCCTCTTCCTGGGCACCCAGTTGACTGAAAATGTCAAGGTTTTGCTTGATATGCTGAGATCTAGTG GTAAAAAGGTCATCTTCGTGACTAACAATTCAACCAAGTCAAGAAGGGAACTCAAAGCCCACTTTGACAGCCTCGGTTTGGACGCTTCTCTG GAGGAGTGCTTCGGTTCGGCGTATGCATCGGCCGTGTACCTGTCCGAGGTATTGAAATTCCCCAAGGATAAGAAAGTCTACGTCTTTGGACATGAAGgtattgaagaagaacttgACGAAGTGGGGATTGCCCATATTGGAGGATCT GATCCCGAAGACCGAAAATTTACCCCCCCTATCGATTACTCTCAATATTCACCTGATCCTTCAGTCGGTGCTGTGTTGTGCGGTGCGGACAACTGGATAA attggaagaagatcaccAAAGCTGTGATATATTTGCATAACCCCGAGTGTCGGCTCGTCCTTACAAACCCCGACGCTACCTTCCCTATCGGTGgctctcttttccctg CCGCCGGATCCATGTCTGCGCCGATCGTGTACGCCGCCAAACAGACTCCCATCGTCATTGGCAAGCCAAGTAAGACTATGATGGATGCTGTAATCGCCCA CCATCACATCAACCCAGCCCGAACCATCATGATCGGTGACAACCTCCACACCGATATTGAATTCGGTATCAACAGCGGTATTAGGACGCTGCTTGTTATGGGCGGGGTTACCAAGTATGAGCACATCTATGGAGAAAACCCCAGTCCTGTCGTTCCTACCTATGTGATCAATCGGGCGGGTGACCTTGCGGCTTTGTTTAAGCAATAA
- a CDS encoding transcription elongation factor SPT6, giving the protein MSDKSGSASEGEGDEIRPYGEDRDSSEESEDDDPEEAKRIAEGFIVDEDEEDGEGEDDEEDEEARRRRRKEEKRRRKKERRMRREREEAELSEDELELIEENRGLREGRPLKRLRRRSGSDGSENDRAVPTLQDMFRDDEDRMEDDDDDLMDFIEEDEEDEANQGETEEQRRERKRAEKLKRREQARSRPELTGVDRSSWDEIFAVFGDGQDYDWALEGEDGMDLDEEEEAAKKDLRLEDVFDPAEIKARRLQDEDKAVANADRPERHQIVNSTLSDNPVFATDTLYPPPDFAAKWVAPKVSFRTQYLFYNQHPEGSYPIPTIDNPQPYPVYRRPDLEIEFEKAVSTALNMMFVQHLEVPYLWHYKRDVFSLLENQGQSSVLFLERDELWQVYVLGQRYRAIHERNEQTRQQWGKIKARKGDIEDEYFTKGLLGKACVASIEAAGEGAEWLAYHYASDIKAIKEEEAFDEVSKKLPERAEQEDIRRGRIMKLVEAFGIDTNKVASSFQDVHGQPAPVMNPDKMPLELADEFTGAAYSSPEQALSAASFVLVQELSKDPAIRQQARDFMDACGLVTVNATDRGMSAIDQYHLYYNFKFLTNKPVLDFRDSPQFIHMLKAEEEGLISIAFDIPEDMLASFTDALIRCCRSNDYGEIALAWNEVRVEVCNMLVKKHLMPMASKWIKEHLRAQAEEYVAERCREELELRVNVRPYASSSMEQGETPSVLAITNGKGDIRDAVMAVMLDDEGNVRTQTKFDNLRDEEDKTMFIELLEKRKPKVVVIGGFSVQTARLKDAALAAIRQHAIELLGQNPPVSDAYPDHEGFQYAMAEYDEKLKAHLIPLIFVNDATARLYMSSEEAEKEHPNLPLNGRYALGLARYAQNPLNAYCKLGRHIASVTFMEHHQKLIPHEKLLYHLERGLVNSVCFMGIEINSCVADPYQRAMLPYIAGLGPRKADAVIYGIQKHGALINRMAFTDLGLFGPTIFENTAGFLTIESDLKDMMLEAENPQEQPDPLDMTRIHPENYEFAQKMCQDALDLDVEDVADRHKSEVVQTLMLDDKRGKKLGELNLDDFAFNLQRQGEGNKRHTLGEIVSELIRYRSDRRPAFYVPTDWEIVTMVTGETERTVGRGLKVTATVRKAISARVFCQLESGLDAVLERDYVADEDQAPVTSCDEVFKPRQAIKGVVIMPEPARFQVRISTRSSDLRQGVDFVQPFKDEEYNSKDRRDAAEAATAAKKQRRAGKVQRIVNHPNWHVLNSGQAEQFLASQHRGDCVIRPSSKGPDRIAVTWKVDEDVYQHIDVQEIDKPNEYSLGRILMVSGQYRYSDLDDLIINHVKATARKFDEIQMHEKYKPEHELDAFLKNYVQAHPGRSIYGFSVDSDRPGYLKLCFLSKPTKDGGVIQTWPVRVLPGAYKLGNAIVPGVTELSNAFKMQYSEKLAEQGHQGKTPGIYLGKTPMHLGGRTPALGSRTPAMGSRTPALGSRTPALGSRTPALGSRTPAQGGPRY; this is encoded by the exons ATGTCCGACAAGTCTGGCTCCGCCtctgaaggcgaaggagacGAAATCCGACCATACGGCGAAGATCGCGACTCGTCTGAAGAatctgaagatgatgaccCCGAAGAGGCCAAGCGGATCGCTGAGGGATTCATagttgatgaagacgaggaggacggagaaggagaagacgacgaggaagatgaagaggcaagaCGGAGacgaaggaaggaagagaaacgacgtaggaagaaggaaagacgaATGAGAAGAGAACGAGAGGAAGCAGAGCTCTCGGAGGATGAGCTGGAGTTGATAGAAGAAAATCGCGGACTGCGTGAAGGAAGACCATTGAAGAGACTGAGGAGGCGTAGTGGATCTGACGGGTCAGAGAATGACAGGGCTGTGCCCACTCTTCAAGACATGTTTCGGGATGACGAAGACcggatggaagatgacgacgacgaccTCATGGACTTCATtgaggaggacgaagaggatgaggccaACCAAGGGGAGACCGAGGAacagagaagagagaggaagagggcagagaagttgaagaggagagaacaGGCCAGGAGCCGTCCAGAATTGACTGGAGTAGACCGATC TTCATGGGATGAGATTTTTGCTGTGTTTGGCGATGGTCAAGATTACGATTGGGCTCtcgagggcgaggacggCATGGAtctggatgaagaagaagaggcagctAAGAAGGACCTCCGTCTAGAAGAT GTGTTCGACCCCGCCGAAATCAAAGCAAGGAGATTACAGGATGAAGATAAGGCTGTTGCCAATGCTGATCGACCTGAGAGGCACCAAATTGTCAACTCTACATTATCCGACAATCCGGTCTTCGCCACCGATACTCTTTACCCACCTCCTGATTTTGCCGCGAAATGGGTTGCGCCCAAGGTTTCCTTCCGTACTCAGTATCTCTTTTACAATCAGCATCCCGAAGGATCTTACCCTATTCCTACTATTGATAATCCTCAACCTTATCCAGTCTACCGCCGACCTGATCTCGAGATAGAATTTGAAAAGGCTGTATCGACCGCTCTCAACATGATGTTTGTGCAGCACTTAGAGGTACCCTACCTGTGGCACTACAAGCGCGACGTATTCAGTTTGTTGGAGAACCAAGGACAGAGCTCTGTGCTTTTCTTGGAGCGAGATGAACTTTGGCAGGTTTATGTCCTTGGTCAACGCTACCGAGCAATTCACGAAAGGAATGAGCAAACTAGGCAACAGTGGGGGAAAATCAAAGCGCGAAAGGGTGATATTGAGGATGAATATTTCACCAAAGGATTGCTTGGTAAAGCTTGTGTGGCGAGCATTGAAGCGGCTGGAGAAGGCGCTGAATGGCTTGCATACCATTATGCGTCTGATATCAAGGCAATtaaggaggaagaagccttTGACGAGGTATCGAAGAAGTTACCAGAGAGGGCAGAGCAAGAAGATATTAGGCGAGGGAGGATTATGAAATTGGTTGAGGCCTTTGGTATCGACACCAATAAAGTAGCTTCATCCTTCCAGGATGTCCATGGTCAACCGGCGCCTGTAATGAATCCGGACAAGATGCCTCTCGAGTTGGCGGACGAATTTACAGGTGCAGCATACTCAAGCCCTGAACAAGCTCTTTCTGCCGCAAGCTTTGTTCTTGTCCAAGAGCTGTCCAAGGACCCAGCTATCCGTCAGCAAGCTCGAGACTTCATGGATGCCTGCGGTCTAGTAACAGTAAATGCCACTGATAGGGGCATGTCAGCGATCGACCAGTATCACCTTTACTACAATTTTAAGTTCCTCACCAACAAACCTGTTCTCGATTTCAGGGACAGTCCTCAATTCATTCACATGCTCAAggccgaggaggagggtcTTATAAGTATTGCATTCGACATTCCTGAAGACATGCTGGCATCATTCACTGATGCTCTTATCCGATGTTGTCGATCGAATGACTACGGGGAGATTGCCTTGGCCTGGAATGAAGTCAGGGTGGAGGTTTGCAATATGTTAGTAAAGAAGCACTTGATGCCCATGGCCTCCAAATGGATTAAGGAGCATCTCAGGGCTCAGGCCGAGGAATACGTTGCTGAACGTTGTCGAGAAGAGTTAGAACTGCGTGTCAATGTCCGGCCCTACGCCTCATCGAGCATGGAACAAGGTGAAACCCCCTCAGTCCTCGCCATCACCAACGGAAAGGGTGATATCCGAGATGCAGTCATGGCTGTCATGCTCGACGACGAAGGTAACGTACGCACACAAACCAAATTTGACAATTTGCGtgacgaggaggacaaGACAATGTTCATAGAGTTGCTGGAAAAGCGAAAGCCCAAGGTCGTCGTCATTGGTGGTTTTTCTGTTCAGACTGCCCGTCTCAAAGACGCTGCTCTGGCTGCTATTCGCCAGCACGCCATAGAACTTCTAGGTCAAAACCCGCCAGTATCAGATGCTTATCCTGACCACGAAGGATTTCAGTATGCTATGGCCGAATACGACGAGAAACTCAAGGCGCATCTAATCCCTCTTATTTTTGTTAATGACGCGACGGCGAGGTTGTACATGTCTTCAGAAGAGGCTGAGAAAGAACACCCCAACTTGCCCTTGAATGGACGATATGCTTTGGGTTTGGCGAGGTATGCGCAGAACCCCTTGAATGCGTATTGCAAACTGGGTAGACATATTGCTTCAGTAACCTTCATGGAGCATCATCAAAAGCTTATTCCTCATGAGAAGCTTCTCTACCATCTCGAACGAGGTCTCGTGAACTCAGTCTGCTTCATGGGTATAGAGATCAACTCATGTGTGGCCGATCCTTATCAGCGGGCAATGTTGCCATACATTGCTGGTCTCGGCCCCAGAAAGGCAGATGCTGTGATTTATGGTATCCAGAAGCAT GGCGCCCTTATCAATCGTATGGCGTTCACCGACCTCGGTCTCTTTGGACCTACCATCTTTGAAAACACTGCTGGTTTCCTTACAATAGAATCTGATCTCAAGGACATGATGCTAGAAGCCGAAAACCCCCAAGAGCAGCCCGACCCTCTTGATATGACTCGAATCCATCCCGAGAATTACGAATTCGCCCAAAAGATGTGTCAAGATGCTCTCGATCTCGACGTTGAGGATGTGGCAGATCGACACAAGTCAGAAGTCGTCCAGACTCTTATGCTTGATGATAAGCGAGGCAAGAAACTAGGAGAGCTCAACTTGGATGATTTTGCTTTCAACCTTCAGCGGCAAGGTGAAGGTAATAAGCGTCACACTCTCGGAGAGATCGTTAGCGAATTGATTAGATACCGATCTGATCGACGGCCCGCCTTCTACGTCCCTACTGACTGGGAGATCGTGACTATGGTTACGGGAGAAACTGAAAGGACTGTTGGGAGAGGATTGAAGGTGACCGCAACCGTCAGGAAAGCCATTTCCGCTCGAGTTTTCTGCCAGCTCGAATCAGGTTTAGACGCTGTTCTCGAGCGAGATTATGTTGCCGACGAGGATCAAGCTCCAGTCACCTCTTGCGACGAAGTGTTCAAACCTCGCCAAGCTATCAAGGGTGTCGTCATCATGCCTGAGCCTGCTCGTTTCCAAGTCCGTATATCAACCCGATCTTCTGATCTCCGGCAAGGTGTCGATTTTGTCCAACCTTTCAAAGATGAGGAATACAACAGTAAAGATCGTCGGGATGCTGCTGAGGCAGCGACCGCCGCGAAGAAGCAACGTAGAGCGGGCAAGGTTCAGCGTATCGTCAACCACCCTAACTGGCATGTCCTTAACTCTGGTCAGGCCGAGCAATTCCTTGCAAGCCAGCATCGAGGTGATTGTGTCATCCGACCCTCATCTAAGGGTCCTGATAGGATTGCGGTGACCTGGAaggttgatgaagatgtttaTCAACACATTGATGTACAAGAAATAGACAAGCCAAATGAGTACTCCCTGGGAAGGATCCTGATGGTCAGCGGCCAATATAGATATAGTGATCTGGATGACTTGATCATTAACCACGTCAAAGCGACCGCGAGGAAGTTCGATGAGATTCAAATGCACGAGAAGTACAAGCCGGAGCACGAGCTTG ATGCTTTCCTGAAGAACTATGTACAGGCCCATCCTGGGAGAAGTATCTATGGCTTCAGCGTTGACAGCGATCGACCAGGATACCTCAAGCTTTGCTTCCTCAGCAAGCCTACAAAAGATGGCGGTGTCATTCAAACCTGG CCTGTCCGAGTTCTTCCTGGTGCCTATAAGCTTGGTAACGCTATCGTCCCAGGTGTCACTGAGCTCAGCAATGCCTTCAAGATGCAATACTCTGAAAAGCTTGCAGAACAAGGCCACCAAGGCAAAACTCCGGGTATTTACCTTGGTAAAACCCCCATGCATCTTGGTGGGCGGACGCCTGCCCTAGGGTCCAGGACCCCTGCTATGGGTTCAAGAACTCCTGCTCTAGGCTCCAGAACGCCGGCCCTTGGATCAAGAACACCAGCCCTGGGGTCTCGAACTCCCGCTCAGGGAGGGCCGAGGTATTAA
- a CDS encoding Sua5/YciO/YrdC/YwlC family protein, variant, translating to MRATVRKLLTRTLFRARLFTMSSNTTPIYQCQDWPAIDIMPSSSSSHPLDSPHFSIPPSILPHLEEASKHLHSHKTVAVPTETVYGLAASSLDPEACRMIYKIKNRPSDNPLIIHVSSLNMLRRLLPPDYTFSPLYLALINAFWPGPLSLLFPSPSPPPPPAPQTNAIRMPSHPLALALIAHSNLPLSAPSANSSGRPSPTKAQHVWNDLNGSDGLGCIIDGGDCGVGVESTVVNGLEWKEGGGGKVDILRPGGLGVEQIKKIVDEVDGGEGKTEILLLGQAWKEASFRPSSSVDPVQQNDVNLLTAPKVSLPPSTPGMKYRHYSPRVPVFLLKPSNIFPRPPALTSKSPSSASAVLRQILSNISSDLKSKRRIGVLHFEGSPLSKRLLIDTDEAELIPVSLGDSAASAAQRLFAGMLTLESVPSTDGQSSGVDAIVIEGCSDDGLGLAVMERVGKAVGGGGVLGDVATDDGKVVSSGNKFWVDVSST from the exons ATGCGGGCAACTGTTCGCAAACTATTAACCAGAACATTATTTCGGGCGAG GTTATTCACAATGTCGAGCAACACAACCCCAATTTACCAATGCCAAGATTGGCCTGCAATTGATATtatgccttcttcctcatccagTCATCCCCTTGACTCTCCTCACTTCTCTATACCACCTTCCATTCTGCCACATCTAGAAGAGGCTTCAAAGCACCTTCACTCGCACAAGACAGTCGCTGTTCCGACTGAGACGGTGTATGGTCTTGCAGCTTCGTCCCTTGATCCTGAAGCTTGCAGGATGATCTACAAAATCAAAAATCGGCCATCAGACAATCCTCTCATTATCCACGTCTCATCATTAAATATGCTGCGTCGCCTCCTACCACCCGACTATACTTTCTCGCCTCTTTATCTTGCCCTTATCAACGCCTTTTGGCCCGGGCCTTTATCTTTACTGTTCCCATCGCCGTCTCCTCCCCCACCACCTGCTCCTCAGACAAATGCTATCCGCAtgccttcccatcccctcGCCCTTGCTCTCATAGCCCACTCCAACCTTCCGTTATCCGCACCTTCAGCCAATTCTTCGGGTAGACCAAGCCCCACCAAGGCACAGCATGTTTGGAATGACCTCAATGGATCAGATGGTCTGGGATGCATAATAGACGGAGGTGACTGTGGAGTGGGTGTAGAATCTACCGTCGTAAATGGGCTTgaatggaaggaggggggaggaggaaaggtaGACATCCTTCGCCCTGGCGGGCTAGGTGTAGAGCAAATCAAAAAGATTGTAGATGAGgttgatggtggagaaggcaagacAGAAATCCTTCTGCTCGGACAAGCTTGGAAGGAGGCATCATTTAGgccttcatcatctgtaGATCCCGTCCAGCAAAACGACGTTAACCTTTTAACAGCTCCGAAGGTCAGTCTTCCACCCTCAACGCCCGGTATGAAATACCGACATTATTCTCCCCGGGTACCCGTATTCCTTCTTAAACCTAGCAACATATTCCCTCGTCCTCCAGCTCTCACATCAAAATCTCCATCATCTGCATCTGCTGTACTTCGTCAAATATTGTCAAACATATCATCGGACTTGAAGTCCAAGAGGAGAATAGGCGTTCTACATTTTGAAGGCTCCCCATTGAGCAAGCGTTTGCTTATAGATACGGATGAAGCAGAGTTGATCCCTGTGTCTTTAGGTGATTCTGCGGCTTCCGCAGCTCAACGCTTATTCGCCGGAATGCTCACCCTGGAGAGTGTCCCCTCGACAGATGGCCAATCGTCTGGAGTTGATGCTATCGTCATTGAAGGCTGCTCAGATGATGGTTTGGGGTTGGCGGTGATGGAAAGGGTGGGCAAGGCAGTAGGTGGCGGTGGGGTTTTAGGAGATGTAGCCACCGACGATGGGAAGGTTGTCAGTAGCGGAAACAAGTTCTGGGTGGACGTTAGTTCTACGTGA